In Kitasatospora sp. NBC_00240, the following are encoded in one genomic region:
- a CDS encoding aldehyde dehydrogenase family protein has translation MTVTSRNPADPADLVISVPAPGALGVAAAAARARDAARDWAAAGAAARSAALTRAAAAVEAHADELTALVVREVGKPAAEARGEVARTAAIWRYYAQTPYAPTGAVHEPAAGRGMLLTRRRPYGVAGLITPWNFPLAIPAWKAAPALAAGNTVLLKPAPEATACALRLAELAGLPDGVLTVVPGGAEEGEALVRAADVVSFTGSTAVGRAVVHAATERGIPVQAELGGLNAALVLPDADIEQAAAHLAAAIAGYAGQKCTATSRVIAVGGAYGPLREALAKALTALAEPAALESVCGPLISAAARERLTGAIGSAREQGATVLAGAGVPERDGWYLEPALLADVPAGHPLRTEEFFGPVAVLLPAAGLDEALELANDTRHSLATSVHTRDLDTALAAADRLEAGMIRINAPSSGVDFHLPFGGTGAAIHGDREQGQAALDFYTVSRTVTLLPSEAS, from the coding sequence GTGACCGTCACCTCCCGCAACCCCGCCGACCCCGCCGACCTGGTGATCAGCGTCCCGGCCCCGGGCGCCCTGGGCGTCGCGGCCGCCGCCGCCCGGGCCCGCGACGCCGCCCGCGACTGGGCGGCGGCCGGCGCCGCCGCCCGCTCGGCCGCCCTCACCCGGGCGGCCGCGGCGGTGGAGGCACACGCGGACGAACTCACCGCGCTGGTCGTCCGCGAGGTCGGCAAGCCGGCCGCCGAGGCCCGCGGCGAGGTCGCCAGGACCGCCGCGATCTGGCGCTACTACGCCCAGACGCCGTACGCGCCCACCGGCGCCGTGCACGAGCCCGCCGCCGGCCGCGGGATGCTGCTCACCCGCCGCCGCCCGTACGGTGTGGCCGGGCTGATCACCCCGTGGAACTTCCCGCTGGCGATCCCCGCCTGGAAGGCCGCCCCCGCGCTCGCGGCCGGCAACACCGTGCTGCTCAAGCCCGCGCCCGAGGCCACCGCCTGCGCCCTGCGGCTGGCCGAACTCGCCGGCCTGCCCGACGGGGTGCTGACGGTGGTGCCGGGCGGCGCCGAGGAGGGCGAGGCGCTGGTCCGGGCCGCCGACGTGGTCTCGTTCACCGGCTCCACCGCCGTCGGCCGGGCCGTGGTGCACGCCGCCACCGAACGGGGCATCCCCGTCCAGGCCGAGCTGGGCGGGCTGAACGCAGCCCTGGTGCTGCCCGACGCCGACATCGAGCAGGCCGCCGCTCACCTGGCCGCCGCCATCGCCGGCTACGCGGGCCAGAAGTGCACCGCCACCAGCCGGGTGATCGCGGTCGGCGGCGCGTACGGGCCGCTGCGCGAGGCGCTCGCCAAGGCGCTCACCGCCCTCGCCGAGCCGGCCGCGCTGGAGAGCGTCTGCGGCCCGCTGATCTCGGCCGCCGCCCGGGAGCGGCTGACCGGCGCGATCGGGTCGGCCCGGGAACAGGGCGCCACCGTGCTGGCCGGCGCCGGAGTCCCGGAGCGGGACGGCTGGTACCTCGAACCCGCCCTGCTGGCGGACGTCCCGGCCGGGCACCCGCTGCGCACCGAGGAGTTCTTCGGCCCGGTCGCCGTCCTGCTGCCGGCGGCCGGCCTCGACGAGGCCCTGGAGCTGGCCAACGACACCCGGCACAGCCTCGCCACCTCCGTCCACACCCGGGACCTCGACACCGCGCTGGCCGCCGCGGACCGTTTGGAGGCCGGCATGATCCGGATCAACGCCCCCTCCAGCGGCGTCGACTTCCACCTGCCGTTCGGCGGCACCGGCGCCGCGATCCACGGCGACCGCGAGCAGGGCCAGGCCGCGCTGGACTTCTACACCGTCAGCCGGACCGTCACCCTGCTGCCGTCGGAGGCGTCCTGA
- a CDS encoding proline racemase family protein — MRSRHVFHAVDSHTEGMPTRVVTGGFGVVPGATMAERRVHFQQHLDHFRTLLMYEPRGHAAMSGAVLQPPTRPDADFGVLFIEVSGLLPMCGHGTIGVATVLVETGMVEVVEPVTTVRLDTPAGLVVAEVRVEDGAAVAVTIRNVPSYAVALDRKAEVPGYGTVGYDLAYGGNFYAVLPLAEFGLPFERERKEDILAAGLALMDVINAEPPVHPEDPSIRGCHHVQLLAPGSTAEHSRHAMAIHPGWFDRSPCGTGTSARMAQLHARGELPIGRDFRNDSFIGTSFTGRLVGETTVAGLPAVVPTVTGRAWITGTAQYFLDPSDPFPAGFLL; from the coding sequence ATGCGCAGCCGCCACGTCTTCCACGCCGTCGACTCCCACACCGAAGGCATGCCGACCCGGGTCGTCACCGGCGGGTTCGGTGTCGTCCCCGGCGCCACCATGGCCGAGCGCCGGGTCCACTTCCAGCAGCACCTCGACCACTTCCGCACCCTGCTGATGTACGAGCCGCGCGGCCACGCCGCGATGAGCGGCGCCGTTCTGCAGCCGCCCACCCGGCCGGACGCCGACTTCGGCGTGCTCTTCATCGAGGTCTCCGGGCTGCTGCCGATGTGCGGCCACGGCACCATCGGCGTCGCCACGGTGCTGGTCGAGACCGGCATGGTCGAGGTGGTCGAGCCGGTCACCACCGTCCGCCTGGACACCCCGGCGGGGCTGGTCGTCGCCGAGGTGCGGGTCGAGGACGGCGCCGCCGTCGCGGTGACGATCCGCAACGTCCCCTCGTACGCCGTCGCCCTCGACCGCAAGGCCGAGGTGCCCGGGTACGGCACGGTCGGCTACGACCTCGCCTACGGCGGCAACTTCTACGCCGTACTGCCGCTCGCCGAGTTCGGACTGCCCTTCGAACGCGAGCGCAAGGAGGACATCCTGGCCGCCGGGCTCGCCCTGATGGACGTCATCAACGCGGAGCCGCCGGTCCACCCGGAGGACCCGTCGATCCGGGGCTGCCACCACGTCCAGCTGCTCGCCCCCGGCTCCACCGCCGAGCACTCCCGGCACGCCATGGCCATCCATCCGGGCTGGTTCGACCGCTCGCCCTGCGGCACCGGCACCTCCGCCCGGATGGCCCAGCTGCACGCCCGCGGCGAACTGCCGATCGGGCGGGACTTCCGCAACGACTCCTTCATCGGCACCAGCTTCACCGGCCGCCTGGTGGGGGAGACCACGGTGGCCGGCCTGCCCGCGGTGGTGCCCACCGTCACCGGCCGGGCCTGGATCACCGGCACCGCGCAGTACTTCCTCGACCCGAGTGATCCCTTCCCCGCCGGCTTCCTGCTCTGA
- a CDS encoding dihydrodipicolinate synthase family protein has product MSNTPHDTARPWRGIMVATTTPLRADLSVDYDAYAEHVRRLIDAGCDGVVPNGSLGEYQTLTAEERARIVTTAVEAAGDGARVMPGVAAYGSAESRRWTEQAAEAGAGSVLLLPPNAYRADHATVRAHYAEVAAAGLPVVAYNNPFDTKVDLVPALLAQLHGEGSIVAVKEFSGDVRRAYEIAELAPGLDLLAGADDVLLELALAGAVGWIAGYPNALPEASVALYRAALAQDLDTALPLYKALHPLLRWDSRTEFVQAIKLSMDIAGLPGGPTRPPRGPLPPETEAAVRAATEKALAEGLG; this is encoded by the coding sequence GTGTCCAACACCCCGCACGACACCGCCCGCCCCTGGCGCGGAATCATGGTCGCCACCACGACCCCGCTGCGCGCCGACCTCTCCGTCGACTACGACGCCTACGCCGAGCACGTGCGCCGGCTGATCGACGCCGGCTGCGACGGCGTCGTCCCCAACGGTTCGCTCGGCGAGTACCAGACCCTCACCGCGGAGGAGCGGGCCCGGATCGTCACCACCGCCGTCGAGGCGGCCGGCGACGGGGCCCGGGTGATGCCGGGCGTCGCCGCGTACGGCAGCGCGGAGTCCCGCCGCTGGACGGAGCAGGCCGCCGAGGCCGGCGCCGGGTCCGTGCTGCTGCTGCCGCCCAACGCCTACCGGGCCGACCACGCCACCGTCCGGGCCCACTACGCCGAGGTGGCCGCGGCCGGCCTGCCGGTGGTCGCGTACAACAACCCGTTCGACACCAAGGTCGACCTGGTGCCCGCCCTGCTGGCCCAGCTGCACGGCGAGGGTTCGATCGTGGCCGTCAAGGAGTTCAGCGGCGACGTCCGGCGGGCGTACGAGATCGCCGAGCTGGCCCCCGGCCTCGACCTGCTGGCCGGCGCCGACGACGTCCTGCTGGAGCTCGCCCTGGCCGGCGCCGTCGGCTGGATCGCCGGCTACCCCAACGCCCTCCCCGAGGCCTCGGTGGCGCTCTACCGCGCCGCCCTGGCCCAGGACCTGGACACCGCGCTGCCGCTCTACAAGGCCCTGCACCCGCTGCTGCGCTGGGACTCCAGGACCGAGTTCGTGCAGGCCATCAAGCTCTCCATGGACATCGCCGGACTGCCCGGCGGTCCGACCCGGCCGCCGCGCGGGCCGCTCCCGCCGGAGACCGAGGCCGCCGTCCGGGCCGCCACCGAGAAGGCCCTGGCCGAGGGGCTCGGCTAG
- a CDS encoding NAD(P)/FAD-dependent oxidoreductase, with translation MPTSPSEPAAGYDLAVIGAGPAGLAAAVTAADLGLRCALLDAGPRTGGQYYRHPAPALGATRPERLHHGWRRYTALAGRLAAHTLAGRVDHLAEHQVWTAERADGWLLHATVGPAAERPATVRARAVLLATGAYERQLPFPGWTLPGVVTAGGAQAMLKSGLVLPGRRIVLAGSGPLLLAGASSLVGAGAEVPVVAEAADYLGYARRPGVPAAVPGKLAEGAVHAAALLRHRVRLLRRTAVVEAHGTDRVTGVTLARLDRDWRPLPGTERRIACDALAVGHGLLPQIELATELGAETRRTPDGAFALRVDARQRTSLPGFWAAGETCGVGGADLALAEGELAAYAVAGRPPAAGLTGRRARLRAFAELMAAAHRPGPGWPGWLRPDTEVCRCEEVTAGRIGEAVDGLGAGDARTVKLLTRAGMGWCQGRMCGAAVACLSGGAAGGPDSRPLAVPVPLGQLGQLERSPRPDQPGRPDQPDQPDRPGRSARPRS, from the coding sequence GTGCCGACCTCGCCGTCTGAGCCCGCCGCGGGCTACGACCTCGCCGTGATCGGCGCCGGCCCGGCCGGGCTGGCCGCCGCCGTCACCGCGGCCGACCTCGGGCTGCGCTGCGCCCTGCTCGACGCCGGGCCCCGCACCGGCGGCCAGTACTACCGGCACCCGGCGCCCGCGCTCGGCGCCACCCGCCCCGAGCGGCTGCACCACGGCTGGCGCCGCTACACCGCGCTGGCCGGCCGGCTCGCCGCCCACACCCTGGCCGGCCGGGTGGACCACCTCGCCGAGCACCAGGTCTGGACGGCCGAGCGGGCCGACGGCTGGCTGCTGCACGCCACCGTCGGCCCGGCGGCGGAGCGGCCCGCGACCGTGCGGGCCCGGGCCGTGCTGCTCGCCACCGGCGCGTACGAGCGGCAGCTGCCGTTCCCCGGCTGGACGCTGCCGGGGGTGGTCACGGCCGGCGGCGCGCAGGCGATGCTCAAGTCCGGCCTGGTGCTGCCGGGCCGCCGGATCGTGCTGGCCGGCAGTGGCCCGCTGCTGCTGGCGGGGGCCTCCTCGCTGGTGGGCGCCGGCGCCGAGGTGCCGGTGGTGGCCGAGGCCGCCGACTACCTCGGCTACGCCCGCCGACCGGGGGTGCCGGCCGCCGTTCCCGGCAAGCTGGCCGAGGGGGCGGTGCACGCGGCCGCGCTGCTGCGCCACCGGGTGCGGCTGCTGCGCCGCACGGCGGTGGTGGAGGCACACGGCACCGACCGGGTCACCGGCGTCACGCTGGCCCGGCTGGACCGGGACTGGCGGCCGCTGCCGGGCACCGAGCGGCGGATCGCCTGCGACGCGCTGGCGGTCGGCCACGGCCTGCTGCCGCAGATCGAGCTGGCCACCGAGCTGGGGGCCGAGACCCGCCGGACCCCCGACGGCGCGTTCGCGCTGCGGGTGGACGCCCGCCAGCGCACCAGCCTGCCCGGGTTCTGGGCGGCCGGCGAGACCTGCGGGGTCGGCGGGGCGGATCTCGCCCTGGCCGAGGGGGAGCTGGCCGCGTACGCGGTCGCCGGCCGCCCCCCGGCGGCGGGGCTGACGGGTCGGCGGGCCCGGCTGCGGGCCTTCGCCGAGCTGATGGCCGCCGCGCACCGGCCGGGCCCGGGCTGGCCGGGCTGGCTGCGGCCGGACACCGAGGTCTGCCGCTGCGAGGAGGTCACCGCGGGGCGGATCGGCGAGGCGGTGGACGGGCTCGGCGCGGGTGACGCCCGGACGGTCAAGCTGCTGACCAGGGCCGGGATGGGCTGGTGCCAGGGCCGGATGTGCGGTGCCGCGGTGGCCTGCCTCTCGGGCGGCGCGGCCGGCGGGCCCGACAGCCGGCCGCTGGCCGTGCCGGTGCCGCTCGGGCAGCTCGGGCAGCTCGAGCGATCCCCTCGGCCCGATCAGCCCGGTCGGCCCGATCAGCCCGATCAGCCCGATCGGCCCGGCCGGTCGGCCCGGCCCCGGAGTTGA
- a CDS encoding (2Fe-2S)-binding protein, which translates to MRRTPAALVRAQPRPAHTIEFDGRPIPALPGQSIAAALWAEGILAWRTTRVGGRPRGAFCGIGVCFDCLATVNGRPNQRTCLLPAGPGDTVTTQEGHGRADLAV; encoded by the coding sequence GTGCGCCGAACCCCCGCCGCCCTGGTCAGGGCGCAGCCCCGGCCCGCCCACACCATCGAGTTCGACGGCCGTCCGATCCCCGCCCTGCCCGGGCAGAGCATCGCCGCCGCCCTCTGGGCCGAAGGCATCCTCGCCTGGCGCACCACCCGGGTCGGCGGCCGGCCGCGCGGAGCCTTCTGCGGCATCGGCGTCTGCTTCGACTGCCTGGCCACCGTCAACGGCCGCCCCAACCAGCGGACCTGCCTGCTGCCGGCCGGCCCGGGCGACACCGTCACCACCCAGGAGGGCCACGGTCGTGCCGACCTCGCCGTCTGA
- a CDS encoding FAD-binding oxidoreductase — translation MKRAPLDVVVVGAGVVGAACAYYATLAGLRVAVVDRGPVAGGTTGAGEGNLLVSDKEPGPELDLALLSTRLWHELAATLGPAVEYEPKGGLVVAADQRRLDALRTFAAGQTAAGVTAVEVPADALRELEPHLAPGLAGGFHYPQDAQVQPALAAAHLLRAAREAGAELRLGETVRAVRTGPGGEVRGVGTDRGELVAPAVVNAAGTWGGELAALAGVALPVLPRRGFVLVTEPLPRIVRHKVYAADYVADVASGSAALQTSAVVEGTPAGPVLIGASRERVGFDRTLSVEVLRRLAAQAAQLFPVLADVSVLRAYRGFRPYLPDHLPAVGADPRVPGLHHACGHEGAGIGLAPATGLLISRQLTGKPTGFDLTPFRADRFPGAV, via the coding sequence GTGAAGAGAGCCCCCCTGGACGTCGTCGTGGTCGGCGCCGGAGTCGTCGGCGCCGCCTGCGCGTACTACGCGACCCTGGCCGGCCTGCGGGTCGCCGTCGTCGACCGCGGCCCGGTCGCCGGCGGCACCACCGGCGCCGGCGAGGGCAACCTGCTGGTCTCCGACAAGGAGCCCGGCCCCGAACTCGACCTCGCGTTGCTCAGCACCCGGCTCTGGCACGAACTCGCCGCCACCCTCGGCCCGGCCGTCGAGTACGAGCCCAAGGGCGGCCTGGTGGTCGCCGCCGACCAGCGCCGGCTGGACGCCCTGCGGACCTTCGCCGCCGGGCAGACGGCGGCCGGCGTGACGGCCGTCGAAGTCCCCGCCGACGCCCTGCGGGAGCTCGAACCGCACCTCGCCCCCGGTCTGGCCGGCGGCTTCCACTACCCGCAGGACGCCCAGGTCCAGCCCGCCCTGGCCGCCGCCCACCTGCTGCGCGCGGCCCGCGAGGCCGGCGCCGAACTGCGGCTCGGCGAGACCGTACGGGCGGTGCGCACCGGGCCCGGCGGCGAGGTGCGCGGCGTCGGCACCGACCGGGGCGAGCTGGTCGCGCCCGCCGTCGTCAACGCGGCCGGCACCTGGGGCGGCGAGCTGGCGGCGCTGGCGGGTGTGGCGCTGCCGGTGCTGCCCCGGCGGGGCTTCGTCCTGGTCACCGAGCCGTTGCCGAGGATCGTCCGGCACAAGGTCTACGCCGCCGACTACGTCGCGGACGTCGCCAGCGGCTCGGCCGCCCTGCAGACCTCGGCCGTGGTCGAGGGCACCCCCGCCGGACCGGTGCTGATCGGCGCCAGCCGCGAGCGGGTGGGGTTCGACCGGACGCTCTCGGTCGAGGTGCTGCGGCGGCTGGCCGCGCAGGCGGCGCAGCTGTTCCCCGTCCTCGCCGACGTGTCGGTGCTGCGCGCCTACCGGGGCTTCCGCCCCTACCTGCCCGATCACCTGCCGGCCGTCGGCGCCGATCCCCGGGTGCCCGGACTCCATCACGCCTGCGGCCACGAGGGTGCCGGCATCGGCCTGGCCCCGGCCACCGGCCTGCTGATCAGCCGCCAGCTGACCGGGAAGCCGACGGGGTTCGACCTCACGCCGTTCCGGGCCGACCGCTTCCCCGGGGCGGTCTGA
- the tatC gene encoding twin-arginine translocase subunit TatC: MSKSSKALKAPKDSEGRMALADHLRELRNRVVKSVLAIVVLTIVALIYHKQIETFLLKPLPQCTVDTAAQYKGKCAQVSNIGLTSGFTWMLQVALTAGVVGAVPIWLYQVWAFVVPGLHKHERKYTMIFMACGAPLFLAGAVCAFLLLPTTVEVLISFTPNGTTPILPPNDYFNIATRMVLVFGFAFEFPLLLVMLNLIGMVSGRRLLGWWRGMIMGITVFAAFATPSADPLSMLALAAPIWALYFVAVGVAMLNDRRKARRNPDAGLDDEEASALDLSVDAVALPGPVEASAAPLAGAPVPAARREQLDDIT; this comes from the coding sequence TTGAGCAAGTCTTCCAAGGCGCTGAAGGCGCCCAAGGACTCCGAGGGGCGGATGGCCCTCGCCGACCACCTCCGCGAGCTGCGGAACCGGGTGGTGAAGTCGGTCCTGGCGATCGTGGTCCTCACGATCGTCGCGCTGATCTACCACAAGCAGATCGAGACCTTCCTGCTCAAGCCGCTGCCGCAGTGCACCGTGGACACGGCGGCGCAGTACAAGGGCAAGTGCGCGCAGGTCTCCAACATCGGCCTCACGTCGGGCTTCACCTGGATGCTGCAGGTCGCCCTGACGGCCGGTGTGGTCGGGGCCGTGCCGATCTGGCTCTACCAGGTGTGGGCCTTCGTGGTGCCCGGGCTGCACAAGCACGAGCGCAAGTACACGATGATCTTCATGGCCTGCGGCGCCCCGCTGTTCCTCGCCGGCGCCGTCTGCGCCTTCCTGCTGCTGCCGACCACGGTCGAGGTGCTGATCTCGTTCACCCCGAACGGGACGACCCCGATCCTGCCGCCGAACGACTACTTCAACATCGCCACCCGGATGGTGCTGGTCTTCGGCTTCGCCTTCGAGTTCCCGCTGCTGCTGGTGATGCTCAACCTCATCGGCATGGTCAGTGGCCGGCGGCTGCTCGGCTGGTGGCGCGGCATGATCATGGGCATCACGGTGTTCGCGGCCTTCGCGACGCCGAGCGCGGACCCGCTGAGCATGCTGGCGCTGGCCGCGCCGATCTGGGCGCTGTACTTCGTCGCCGTGGGTGTCGCGATGCTCAACGACCGTCGCAAGGCCCGTCGCAACCCGGACGCCGGGCTGGACGACGAGGAGGCCTCGGCGCTGGACCTCTCGGTCGACGCCGTCGCCCTCCCGGGCCCGGTGGAGGCCTCGGCCGCGCCGCTGGCCGGCGCGCCGGTGCCCGCCGCCCGCCGGGAGCAGCTGGACGACATCACCTGA
- the tatA gene encoding Sec-independent protein translocase subunit TatA: protein MRISPIAILVVVVLAILLFGAKRLPDLARSLGQSMRILKSETKAMRAEGGDAGAPAPQDAPAPRTIKAAPGAPGPSRPVTEEQPSQETTQPR from the coding sequence ATGCGGATCTCGCCGATCGCGATCCTGGTGGTCGTGGTGCTCGCAATTCTGCTCTTCGGCGCCAAGCGGCTGCCCGACCTGGCACGTTCACTGGGTCAGTCGATGCGGATCCTGAAGAGCGAGACCAAGGCCATGCGCGCCGAGGGCGGTGACGCCGGCGCCCCCGCGCCGCAGGACGCCCCCGCGCCCAGGACCATCAAGGCCGCCCCGGGCGCCCCCGGACCGTCGCGGCCGGTGACGGAGGAGCAGCCGTCGCAGGAGACCACGCAGCCGCGATGA
- a CDS encoding WYL domain-containing protein, whose protein sequence is MSNAIDQTRRMLSLVTYLRERPGAEVAEVARAFGITERELIGDLNVLPMCGTSFRGGDLLDIDTDGDRIWWHNVDDVAQPLRLAADEATALLVAARAVAGLPGLRERDREALTRAVAKIENAAGDSAEGSARVGVTFEAESHVFADIDRALSEGRRLWLRYYSHGRGGMTEREVDPIRLVTEGHTYLEAWCRVSEDRRMFRLDRVAEIKVLDTPSDPPRLEPRDLSGGLVNPSADDPEVVVEVGPGGRWVAEYYTHDSAQELPDGGLRITLRSADPSGLRPLAMRLGRDGRIVSPPELAEQAAAAALEALAGYPEGRA, encoded by the coding sequence ATGAGCAACGCCATCGACCAGACCCGCCGGATGCTCTCCCTGGTCACCTACCTGCGGGAGCGCCCCGGCGCCGAGGTGGCCGAGGTCGCCCGTGCCTTCGGGATCACCGAGCGCGAGCTGATCGGCGACCTCAACGTGCTGCCGATGTGCGGCACCAGCTTCCGCGGCGGCGACCTGCTCGACATCGACACCGACGGCGACCGGATCTGGTGGCACAACGTCGACGACGTGGCCCAGCCGCTGCGGCTGGCCGCCGACGAGGCCACCGCGCTGCTGGTCGCCGCCCGCGCCGTGGCGGGGCTGCCGGGCCTGCGCGAGCGCGACCGGGAGGCGCTCACCCGGGCCGTCGCCAAGATCGAGAACGCGGCGGGTGACAGCGCCGAGGGCAGCGCCCGGGTCGGCGTCACCTTCGAGGCGGAGAGCCACGTCTTCGCCGACATCGACCGGGCGCTCAGCGAGGGCCGCCGGCTGTGGCTGCGCTACTACTCGCACGGCCGCGGCGGGATGACCGAGCGCGAGGTCGACCCGATCCGCCTGGTCACCGAGGGCCACACCTACCTGGAGGCCTGGTGCCGGGTCTCCGAGGACCGGCGGATGTTCCGGCTCGACCGGGTGGCCGAGATCAAGGTGCTGGACACCCCGTCCGACCCGCCCCGGCTGGAGCCCCGCGACCTCTCCGGCGGGCTGGTCAACCCGTCCGCCGACGACCCCGAAGTGGTGGTCGAGGTCGGCCCCGGCGGGCGCTGGGTGGCCGAGTACTACACCCACGACTCGGCGCAGGAGCTGCCCGACGGCGGACTGCGGATCACCCTGCGCAGCGCCGATCCGTCCGGGCTGCGCCCGCTGGCGATGCGCCTCGGCCGGGACGGCCGGATCGTCTCGCCGCCCGAGCTCGCGGAGCAGGCCGCGGCGGCCGCCCTGGAGGCGCTGGCGGGTTACCCGGAAGGGCGGGCCTGA
- a CDS encoding WYL domain-containing protein, with protein MAIAKAERLMNLALCLMNTRRPLSKKELRESVEAYREAWQNGSEDAFNRMFERDKDDLRELGLVIDVDENSLDGELGYLARADRNRLPEIALDAEEAAALTLVARVWQQAKMSGAASGALQKLRAAGVPFAEAETHSALEPRIPAREAAFEPLLTAARDRRPVTFEYRKAGGAAAEQRAVEPWALECWRGHWYLAGWDRDRQDARVFRLSRITGKVRSRSGAFTGDVPEHVDVRAYVATFAGEGATATATVRLRRGAGFPLRTKALDTRRVDEHWDELEIPYGYGLGAHLAEFGPDLVVLGPDDLRADVIDRLRAVAGLEATAAVTLTGAATEGAQA; from the coding sequence ATGGCGATCGCCAAGGCAGAGCGGCTGATGAATCTCGCCCTGTGCCTGATGAACACCAGACGACCGCTCTCCAAGAAGGAGCTGCGGGAGTCCGTCGAGGCCTACCGCGAGGCGTGGCAGAACGGCAGCGAGGACGCCTTCAACCGGATGTTCGAGCGGGACAAGGACGACCTGCGCGAACTCGGCCTGGTCATCGACGTCGACGAGAACTCGCTGGACGGCGAGCTCGGCTACCTCGCCCGCGCCGACCGCAACCGGCTGCCCGAGATCGCGCTCGACGCCGAGGAGGCCGCGGCGCTGACCCTGGTCGCCAGGGTGTGGCAGCAGGCCAAGATGTCCGGCGCGGCCAGCGGCGCCCTGCAGAAGCTGCGGGCGGCCGGCGTCCCGTTCGCCGAGGCCGAGACGCACAGTGCCCTGGAGCCGCGGATCCCCGCCCGCGAGGCCGCCTTCGAACCGCTGCTGACCGCCGCCCGGGACCGCCGCCCGGTCACCTTCGAGTACCGCAAGGCCGGTGGCGCCGCCGCCGAGCAGCGCGCCGTCGAGCCGTGGGCCCTGGAGTGCTGGCGCGGGCACTGGTACCTGGCCGGCTGGGACCGCGACCGTCAGGACGCCCGGGTGTTCCGGCTCAGCCGGATCACCGGCAAGGTCCGCTCCCGCTCGGGCGCCTTCACCGGGGACGTCCCCGAGCACGTGGACGTCCGCGCGTACGTCGCCACCTTCGCCGGCGAGGGCGCCACCGCCACCGCGACCGTCCGGCTGCGCCGCGGGGCGGGTTTCCCGCTGCGCACCAAGGCGTTGGACACCCGCCGGGTGGACGAGCACTGGGACGAGCTGGAGATCCCGTACGGCTACGGGCTGGGCGCCCACCTCGCCGAGTTCGGCCCGGACCTGGTGGTGCTGGGCCCGGACGACCTGCGGGCCGACGTGATCGACCGGCTGCGCGCGGTGGCCGGACTGGAAGCGACCGCGGCCGTGACCCTGACCGGCGCCGCGACCGAGGGAGCACAGGCATGA
- a CDS encoding FKBP-type peptidyl-prolyl cis-trans isomerase, which yields MSKPEIDFPVGDPPTELQIRDITVGDGAEAKPGQVVEVHYVGVSFSTGEEFDASWNRGSSFKFPLGGGRVIKGWDQGVVGMKVGGRRELTIPAHLAYGNQSPSPLIKAGETLIFVVDLLGV from the coding sequence GTGAGCAAGCCCGAGATCGACTTCCCCGTTGGCGACCCGCCCACCGAGCTGCAGATCCGTGACATCACGGTCGGCGACGGTGCCGAGGCCAAGCCGGGCCAGGTCGTCGAGGTGCACTACGTCGGTGTCTCGTTCAGCACCGGCGAGGAGTTCGACGCGAGCTGGAACCGTGGCTCGTCGTTCAAGTTCCCGCTCGGTGGCGGCCGCGTCATCAAGGGCTGGGACCAGGGCGTCGTCGGCATGAAGGTCGGTGGCCGGCGCGAGCTGACCATCCCCGCGCACCTCGCCTACGGCAACCAGTCGCCGAGCCCGCTGATCAAGGCCGGCGAGACGCTGATCTTCGTCGTCGACCTGCTCGGCGTCTGA